From the genome of Streptomyces sp. NBC_01260, one region includes:
- a CDS encoding ATP-binding protein — protein MMVSMAGLEGMEQPRQRSSATAARRMPAVEDEQAFKALELFGNPTEDEVRLPSRPESAATARRLTSCVVLRQWGLSPQTGEHAVLLVSELVGNAVRHTGARVFGLRMLRRRGWIRIEVRDPSRGLPCLMPVQEMDISGRGLFLVDKLSDRWGVDLLPRGKITWFEMRISDR, from the coding sequence ATGATGGTGTCCATGGCGGGCCTGGAGGGTATGGAGCAGCCGCGACAGCGCAGCAGCGCGACAGCGGCACGGAGGATGCCGGCCGTCGAGGACGAACAGGCGTTCAAGGCGCTGGAGTTGTTCGGAAATCCGACGGAGGACGAAGTCCGGCTGCCCTCCCGCCCGGAGTCCGCGGCCACCGCGCGCCGGCTCACCTCCTGTGTGGTGCTCCGCCAGTGGGGGCTCTCCCCGCAGACCGGCGAACACGCCGTTCTGCTCGTGTCCGAACTCGTCGGCAACGCGGTGCGGCACACCGGCGCCCGGGTTTTCGGTCTGCGGATGCTGCGCCGTCGCGGCTGGATCAGGATCGAGGTGCGCGACCCCTCGCGCGGACTGCCGTGCCTCATGCCCGTCCAGGAGATGGACATCAGCGGACGGGGCCTCTTCCTCGTCGACAAACTCTCCGACCGGTGGGGCGTGGATCTGCTGCCGCGCGGCAAGATCACCTGGTTCGAGATGCGGATCTCCGACCGCTGA